A window of Rufibacter sp. LB8 contains these coding sequences:
- a CDS encoding GNAT family N-acetyltransferase produces the protein MHSSPVSFILVTELETERLWLRPYKPEMAAVFCQLLQENLDRLKADFPDRTSAVKTVEDAQERINVLTTQRRRGDLYGFGLWRKDNGDYIGDISLRRLARGKLFAEVGYYLHASQEGQGFATEALKEILRFGFQELRMTSINVRCAQENTKSQRVAERSGFSQRKMLAPTAHETSNGEKRHVYCYTLYRNEYLVESLDR, from the coding sequence ATGCACTCATCGCCTGTTTCCTTTATTCTTGTTACTGAGTTAGAAACAGAGCGGCTGTGGCTTCGGCCGTACAAGCCCGAGATGGCGGCGGTTTTCTGCCAGCTGCTGCAGGAAAACCTGGACCGGTTAAAAGCCGATTTCCCGGACCGCACCAGCGCCGTGAAAACCGTGGAAGACGCCCAGGAGCGCATCAATGTGCTCACCACCCAGCGGCGGCGCGGCGATCTGTACGGTTTTGGGCTTTGGCGCAAAGACAACGGCGACTATATTGGCGATATTTCTTTAAGAAGACTGGCCCGTGGAAAACTGTTCGCCGAAGTGGGGTATTACCTGCACGCCAGCCAGGAAGGCCAGGGCTTTGCCACAGAGGCCCTGAAGGAAATCTTGCGCTTTGGGTTTCAGGAACTCCGGATGACGAGCATTAACGTGCGCTGCGCCCAGGAAAACACCAAAAGCCAGCGCGTAGCAGAGCGCAGCGGTTTCAGCCAGCGCAAGATGCTGGCCCCCACCGCCCATGAAACCAGCAACGGCGAGAAACGCCACGTGTACTG
- a CDS encoding TIGR02587 family membrane protein, whose translation MTTKKYVRSLQEYGRGIIGGLLFSLPMLYTMEVWWTSFDVKPYQLLLYLLVTYVLLLAYNTYAGLRATASWKEIAIDSVEEMGLGLVLSFVFLWLLGQFNPEAMSFERLVYLTVVEAMPIAIGVSVGTAQLGASAQDEEEDQEDAPEAEPNAPSPDRESLLEQIMLATCAGMLFGANIAPTDEVLEIGLSATPFQLLLLVLVSLVLSASVLFYIEFKGTAKSKSQPRPGFIDVASGLSVTYAVAFLVSAGVLWFFGRFEGGSWETGIKVTIVLTVVTSLGASAGRFLLDQEFMDNEDEEHEKEPS comes from the coding sequence ATGACCACCAAAAAGTACGTTCGCTCTCTGCAGGAATACGGCCGTGGCATTATAGGCGGGCTGTTGTTCAGTTTGCCCATGCTCTACACCATGGAGGTCTGGTGGACCAGCTTTGACGTGAAACCGTACCAATTGCTGCTGTACCTGCTGGTGACCTATGTGCTGCTGCTGGCTTATAATACCTATGCCGGGCTTCGGGCCACCGCCTCCTGGAAAGAGATTGCCATTGACTCTGTGGAAGAGATGGGGCTGGGGCTGGTCTTGTCTTTTGTTTTTCTGTGGCTGTTGGGGCAGTTTAACCCAGAGGCCATGTCGTTTGAGCGCTTGGTGTACCTCACAGTGGTGGAGGCCATGCCCATTGCCATTGGCGTATCTGTGGGCACGGCGCAGTTAGGTGCCTCTGCCCAGGACGAGGAAGAAGACCAGGAAGATGCCCCAGAAGCCGAACCCAACGCGCCGTCCCCAGACCGGGAAAGCCTGCTGGAGCAGATTATGCTGGCCACCTGCGCTGGCATGCTGTTCGGCGCCAACATAGCCCCAACTGATGAAGTGCTGGAGATTGGCCTGAGCGCCACGCCTTTCCAGTTGCTGCTGTTGGTGTTGGTATCTTTGGTATTGAGCGCCAGCGTACTGTTTTACATAGAATTCAAAGGAACCGCCAAGTCCAAATCGCAACCACGGCCTGGGTTTATTGACGTGGCCAGCGGCCTGAGCGTGACTTACGCAGTGGCCTTTTTGGTGTCTGCCGGGGTGCTGTGGTTTTTTGGCCGGTTTGAAGGAGGCAGTTGGGAAACTGGGATAAAAGTAACCATTGTGCTCACCGTGGTGACCTCTTTGGGGGCTTCGGCGGGCAGGTTCCTGCTGGACCAGGAATTTATGGACAATGAAGACGAAGAACATGAAAAAGAGCCTTCTTGA
- a CDS encoding FAD/NAD(P)-binding protein has protein sequence MQTVIAIVGGGFSGTMVAVQLLRQQETALHLCLVNDGYPTGKGIAYSAASDVFLLNVHAGRMSAFPDQPHHFVDWLQRQPAFANVPAAELETSFMPRRQYGLYLEEILKETIQAASGFHKIEVLSTKANGCKATPDGQYALTLTNGQTLKAQQVVLATGNFLPAALRCQIPQEAVNSHFFPDPWVPQAWHGLTDQDTIALLGTGLTSIDIIMGLLETGFQGKIHAISSNGLLPRPYQTAESDSVFSQKVEKASSLPEVLNLFNQARRQHGKHSWERLVNGIRPHTQQLWRRFSLPDKKRFMRRFGSLWAVARHRLPPQVHQVVQEAITRGQLQITAGRLQAVSTGAQGLQLAIQSKTGLWELDVSRLVTCTGPQQNYQHLTDPLISSLKTQGLLQPHPLGIGVNATAHGQLLDRAGKPVPGLFTLGATMRGELWESNAVPELRQQAQALARELLFSGSFLETEPKTPQALSS, from the coding sequence ATGCAAACAGTCATAGCCATAGTAGGAGGAGGTTTCAGCGGGACCATGGTGGCCGTGCAATTGCTTCGGCAACAAGAAACGGCGCTCCACCTCTGCCTGGTCAATGACGGCTACCCCACGGGCAAGGGTATTGCGTATTCGGCGGCCTCAGATGTGTTTCTGTTGAATGTGCACGCCGGCCGCATGAGCGCTTTCCCAGACCAACCCCATCATTTCGTGGACTGGCTTCAGCGGCAGCCTGCGTTTGCGAACGTACCTGCGGCAGAACTGGAAACGTCTTTCATGCCCCGCCGCCAATATGGTTTGTACCTGGAGGAAATTCTGAAGGAAACCATACAGGCTGCCAGCGGATTTCATAAAATAGAAGTTCTTTCTACCAAGGCTAACGGCTGCAAAGCAACGCCTGATGGTCAATACGCGCTTACCTTGACCAATGGCCAGACCCTGAAAGCGCAGCAGGTGGTGCTGGCCACCGGGAATTTCTTGCCGGCCGCGCTGCGCTGCCAGATTCCGCAGGAGGCGGTGAACTCCCATTTTTTCCCAGACCCTTGGGTGCCTCAGGCCTGGCACGGCCTTACCGACCAAGACACCATTGCGCTGTTGGGCACCGGCCTCACCAGCATTGACATTATCATGGGCTTGCTGGAAACTGGCTTTCAAGGGAAGATTCATGCCATCTCCAGCAACGGCCTGCTGCCCCGCCCCTACCAGACCGCCGAATCAGACTCAGTTTTTAGCCAAAAGGTAGAGAAAGCTTCTTCCTTGCCCGAAGTGCTCAACCTGTTTAACCAAGCCCGCCGGCAGCACGGCAAACACAGTTGGGAGCGCTTGGTCAACGGCATCAGGCCGCACACCCAACAGTTGTGGCGCCGTTTTTCTTTGCCAGACAAAAAAAGATTCATGCGGCGCTTCGGCTCCTTGTGGGCGGTGGCGCGCCATAGGTTACCGCCGCAGGTGCACCAGGTAGTGCAGGAGGCCATTACGCGCGGGCAGTTGCAGATTACAGCAGGCCGGTTGCAGGCGGTCTCCACTGGGGCGCAGGGCCTTCAGTTGGCCATTCAATCAAAAACCGGACTTTGGGAGCTAGACGTGAGCCGACTGGTGACGTGCACCGGGCCGCAGCAGAACTACCAACACCTTACAGACCCGCTTATTTCTTCCCTCAAAACACAGGGCTTGCTGCAGCCGCACCCGTTGGGCATTGGGGTGAACGCCACCGCCCACGGGCAGTTGCTGGACCGGGCCGGCAAACCGGTGCCCGGGTTGTTCACGCTGGGGGCCACCATGCGCGGCGAACTGTGGGAGTCCAACGCCGTACCAGAACTCAGGCAACAGGCCCAAGCCTTGGCGCGGGAACTTCTGTTTTCGGGCTCATTTCTGGAAACGGAGCCAAAAACGCCCCAGGCCCTGTCATCTTAA
- a CDS encoding MoxR family ATPase: MPSFASDKEAADALHQAYQRLTTEISQTIIGQEEVVKLVLTAVFCQGHCLLVGVPGLAKTLLIQTISNSLDLSFNRVQFTPDLMPSDILGSETLDQNRQFHFVKGPVFANIVLADEINRTPPKTQAALLEAMQEYSVTVAGHHYNLPRPFFVLATQNPIEQEGTYPLPEAQLDRFMFHVALSYPSYAAELQIVKNTTGDRKHEPKVVLQAEEIVAFQQLVRRVPVTDNVVEYAVKLVHKTRPNTELAGAQTNQYLEWGAGPRASQHLIMGAKCNALINGKYSPDIEDVKAVAVPILRHRLVRNFKAEAEGITVEQIIQGLL, encoded by the coding sequence ATGCCTTCATTTGCCTCTGACAAAGAAGCCGCCGATGCGCTGCACCAGGCCTACCAACGCCTGACCACCGAAATCTCCCAAACCATAATTGGTCAGGAGGAAGTGGTGAAACTAGTGCTCACGGCCGTTTTCTGTCAGGGGCATTGTCTTTTGGTGGGCGTGCCTGGCCTAGCCAAAACCTTGCTCATTCAGACTATTTCCAACTCCCTGGATCTGTCTTTTAACCGGGTGCAGTTCACGCCAGACTTAATGCCCTCAGACATTCTGGGTTCTGAGACGCTTGATCAGAACCGGCAGTTCCACTTTGTGAAAGGCCCGGTGTTCGCCAATATTGTGCTGGCCGATGAAATTAACCGCACGCCGCCTAAAACCCAGGCCGCTTTGCTGGAAGCCATGCAGGAATACAGCGTGACCGTGGCGGGGCACCATTACAATCTGCCGCGCCCGTTCTTTGTGCTGGCCACCCAAAACCCCATTGAGCAGGAAGGTACCTATCCCTTGCCAGAGGCGCAGCTGGACCGTTTCATGTTCCACGTGGCCCTCTCCTACCCCAGTTATGCCGCTGAACTCCAGATTGTCAAAAACACCACCGGTGACCGAAAACATGAACCCAAGGTGGTGCTGCAGGCCGAGGAGATTGTAGCCTTCCAGCAACTGGTGCGCCGCGTGCCCGTGACGGATAATGTGGTGGAATATGCCGTGAAACTGGTGCACAAAACCAGACCCAACACAGAATTGGCCGGTGCCCAGACAAACCAATACCTGGAGTGGGGCGCAGGTCCCCGAGCGTCGCAGCACCTGATCATGGGCGCCAAATGCAACGCACTCATCAACGGCAAATATTCGCCAGACATTGAAGACGTGAAAGCGGTGGCGGTGCCCATCTTGCGCCACCGCCTGGTGCGTAATTTCAAAGCTGAGGCCGAAGGCATCACGGTAGAGCAGATCATCCAAGGCTTGCTGTAA
- a CDS encoding peptidylprolyl isomerase, which produces MRAHFSFSFLVKGIFSFSFLCLGFSAQAQQPTLIDNIVAKVGSHIILRSELEFQHSNALSQGYQSPQLRCDILKSLVQNKLLLARAEMDSVIVEESMVTGELENRLSTFISQIGSEERLEEYFNKPMNEIRSDLRRSIKEQMTLQRMEREIAGKIAVTPKEVQTYFNSIPKDSLPYYSTEVEVGQIVKISQIGNAQKQAAREQLEEIRRRIVAGEDFAKLAMQYSQDPGSGAAGGELGMLKKTDLIPEYVAAAFKLKPGEISPVIESMYGYHIIQLIEKRGEEFNSRHILIKPATGQADVALTTQQLDSIRTLIMKDTLTFAKAAKDFSDDRSTKGNGGMITLPNSPTTYIPVDKLDPSIFFVLDTLQVGSISKPLPYRTEDGKEALRILYLKSKNPPHQANLKDDYQKIAAAALNNKRNKAIAAWFEKNKDTVFVDVVQEFQACNLEN; this is translated from the coding sequence ATGAGAGCCCACTTTTCTTTTTCCTTCTTAGTTAAAGGTATTTTTTCTTTCAGTTTCCTTTGCCTTGGGTTTAGCGCCCAGGCGCAGCAGCCTACGCTTATTGATAATATTGTAGCCAAAGTTGGCAGCCATATTATCTTGCGCTCAGAGCTGGAGTTCCAGCACAGCAACGCCCTTTCCCAAGGCTACCAGTCGCCGCAGCTGCGTTGTGACATTCTCAAGTCTTTGGTGCAGAACAAATTGCTGTTGGCGCGCGCCGAGATGGACTCTGTGATTGTGGAGGAATCCATGGTCACCGGTGAACTGGAAAACAGGCTCAGCACCTTTATATCACAGATTGGCAGCGAAGAGCGGTTGGAGGAATACTTCAACAAGCCCATGAATGAGATACGGTCAGATTTGCGGCGCAGCATCAAAGAACAGATGACCCTACAACGCATGGAGCGTGAAATTGCCGGTAAAATTGCCGTAACGCCCAAAGAAGTACAGACCTATTTCAACTCCATTCCCAAAGACAGCTTGCCCTATTATTCCACTGAGGTGGAAGTAGGCCAGATTGTGAAAATTTCCCAGATTGGCAACGCCCAGAAACAGGCCGCCCGTGAGCAGCTGGAAGAGATTAGAAGAAGAATTGTAGCCGGCGAAGATTTCGCGAAACTGGCCATGCAGTATTCACAGGACCCGGGTTCTGGGGCTGCCGGCGGCGAACTGGGCATGCTCAAGAAAACCGACCTGATTCCAGAGTATGTGGCAGCTGCCTTTAAACTCAAGCCCGGAGAGATTTCGCCGGTGATTGAGTCTATGTACGGGTACCACATCATTCAGCTTATTGAGAAGCGCGGCGAGGAATTCAACTCCCGCCACATCCTCATCAAGCCCGCCACCGGCCAGGCAGACGTGGCGTTGACCACCCAGCAACTGGACAGCATCAGAACATTGATCATGAAAGACACCCTCACGTTCGCCAAGGCGGCCAAGGATTTCTCTGATGACCGTTCTACCAAAGGCAACGGCGGCATGATCACCTTGCCCAACTCGCCAACCACCTACATTCCGGTAGACAAGCTGGATCCTTCAATCTTCTTCGTGCTGGACACCCTGCAGGTTGGTTCTATCAGCAAGCCGCTGCCCTACCGCACCGAGGACGGCAAAGAGGCATTGCGTATTCTTTACCTCAAGTCTAAAAACCCGCCCCACCAGGCCAACCTCAAAGATGACTACCAGAAAATTGCCGCCGCGGCGCTGAACAACAAACGCAACAAAGCCATTGCTGCCTGGTTTGAGAAAAACAAAGACACGGTGTTTGTAGATGTAGTGCAAGAGTTCCAGGCCTGCAACCTAGAAAATTAA
- a CDS encoding peptidylprolyl isomerase: MRVSNLYLGLGALLLTQCTSPKQTTEPVLLTIGAETIPAAEFAYVYEKNNGNADSAYSAASITEYLDLYTNFKLKVAEAKARGLDTTQSFVKELSGYKEQLAQPYLTEKSVTDQLVREAYERLKKEVNAAHILITVDQEADPKDTLAAFQKITDLRQQALSGTPFETLAKQHSQDPSARENNGSLGYFTALQMVYPFENAAFTTPAGQISQPVRTRFGYHLVKVNEVRPAQGEIKVAHIMVRAQQGLPKADSLVAKKKIDELYKRVQRKEDWNMLASQFSEDAASADQGGELPLFGTGRMIPSFEEAAFALDKPGAISPPVQTAYGWHIIKLLERKELPSYEEMETSLRNRIAKDSRSELNKTAFIRRIKTENQFKEVPAIKAATLQLADSSLITGTWKFNVPAEPKNLPSATLFTIKDQPYTVGAFATFIETNQRPRQNASATHAMNLLYDRFVETSLLNYERDHLEEKHKDYKMLVNEYHDGILLFQLMEEKVWAKAVEDTVGLKAFFEQNRDKYMWGTRAKATILSAANPTVLAQAQEQLPQGKYLSVRHKVPELKFDANSDVLSKTATAELDKLAAALQADSTLMVELNAAVDAREAGNRTNSSLAQRRATAVRNYLQQKGVGAESLQVAAVTGKNGRAVGVKVYSTDIQTLADQLNQNNALALQVQSKKFQRGENKALDAVNWAPGTYTATVDGRTVWIKIDQVEAPAPKALNETRGQVISDYQNHLEKEWIKELKQKYPVSVNQTEVQRLLKK; this comes from the coding sequence ATGCGCGTTTCAAACCTTTACCTGGGCCTTGGCGCCCTGCTCCTCACCCAGTGTACTTCTCCCAAGCAGACTACTGAGCCTGTCCTGCTTACTATTGGCGCAGAAACCATTCCTGCGGCAGAATTTGCCTATGTCTATGAAAAGAACAACGGCAACGCAGACAGCGCCTATTCCGCAGCCAGCATCACAGAATACCTGGACCTGTACACCAATTTCAAACTGAAGGTAGCTGAAGCAAAGGCCCGTGGGTTAGACACCACGCAATCTTTTGTGAAAGAACTGAGCGGTTACAAAGAGCAATTGGCCCAGCCGTATCTTACAGAGAAAAGCGTGACCGACCAACTGGTGCGGGAAGCCTATGAGCGCCTGAAGAAAGAAGTAAACGCAGCGCACATCCTCATCACCGTTGACCAGGAGGCTGATCCCAAAGACACCTTAGCTGCTTTTCAAAAAATAACGGATTTACGCCAGCAGGCCTTGAGCGGCACCCCGTTTGAGACTCTGGCTAAGCAGCATTCCCAAGATCCATCGGCGCGTGAGAACAACGGCAGTTTAGGATACTTTACGGCCTTACAAATGGTATACCCGTTTGAGAACGCAGCTTTCACCACCCCTGCCGGGCAAATTTCGCAGCCGGTGAGAACGCGCTTTGGCTACCACCTGGTAAAAGTAAACGAGGTACGTCCGGCCCAGGGCGAGATTAAAGTGGCCCACATCATGGTGCGCGCCCAGCAAGGCCTGCCCAAGGCCGATTCATTGGTGGCCAAAAAGAAAATTGACGAACTCTACAAGCGCGTGCAACGCAAAGAGGACTGGAACATGCTGGCTTCACAGTTCTCTGAAGACGCTGCCTCCGCGGACCAAGGCGGTGAATTACCCTTGTTCGGGACGGGCCGCATGATTCCTTCATTTGAGGAAGCTGCCTTTGCCTTAGACAAACCTGGGGCTATTTCTCCGCCGGTGCAGACGGCCTACGGCTGGCACATCATTAAACTGCTGGAACGCAAAGAACTACCTTCTTATGAGGAGATGGAGACTTCGCTACGCAACCGCATTGCCAAAGACTCACGCTCAGAACTAAATAAAACCGCTTTCATCAGAAGAATCAAAACCGAAAACCAGTTCAAGGAAGTACCCGCCATTAAAGCAGCCACGCTACAATTGGCAGACTCTTCCTTAATTACTGGCACCTGGAAATTCAACGTACCGGCTGAGCCTAAAAATCTGCCTTCGGCCACGCTGTTCACCATCAAAGACCAACCTTACACCGTGGGGGCTTTTGCCACGTTTATTGAAACCAACCAACGCCCGCGCCAGAACGCTTCGGCTACGCACGCCATGAACCTACTGTATGACCGTTTCGTGGAAACCAGCCTGCTGAACTATGAGCGCGACCACCTGGAGGAAAAACACAAAGACTACAAAATGCTGGTGAACGAGTACCATGACGGTATTCTGCTGTTCCAACTCATGGAGGAGAAAGTGTGGGCCAAAGCCGTGGAAGACACGGTGGGCCTGAAAGCCTTCTTTGAACAGAACCGCGACAAATACATGTGGGGCACCCGCGCCAAGGCTACCATTCTGAGCGCTGCCAACCCCACGGTGCTGGCCCAGGCGCAGGAACAATTACCGCAAGGCAAGTACCTTTCAGTGCGCCATAAAGTACCCGAACTGAAATTTGATGCCAACTCAGACGTTCTTTCTAAAACAGCTACTGCTGAACTAGACAAACTGGCGGCGGCTTTACAGGCAGATTCTACCTTAATGGTTGAGTTAAATGCAGCCGTTGATGCCCGTGAAGCCGGTAACAGAACCAACAGCTCATTGGCCCAGCGCCGGGCCACGGCAGTGAGAAATTATTTGCAGCAGAAGGGCGTAGGCGCAGAAAGCCTGCAGGTGGCCGCTGTCACTGGCAAGAATGGCCGGGCAGTAGGCGTGAAGGTTTATTCCACAGATATCCAGACCCTGGCCGACCAGCTAAACCAAAACAATGCCTTGGCGCTGCAGGTGCAGTCTAAGAAATTTCAGCGGGGGGAGAACAAGGCGCTAGACGCGGTGAATTGGGCCCCGGGCACTTACACTGCCACCGTAGACGGCAGAACCGTCTGGATTAAGATTGACCAGGTGGAGGCCCCGGCCCCCAAAGCCTTGAATGAAACCAGAGGCCAGGTGATCTCAGATTACCAGAACCACCTGGAGAAAGAATGGATCAAAGAGTTAAAACAGAAATACCCGGTGAGTGTAAACCAGACAGAAGTACAGCGCCTGCTTAAAAAGTAA
- a CDS encoding ATP-binding protein yields MTNTIRVSCDRKNLRVIRTFVTETLAPIHLSEITLNQIILAVDEICANLIIHANKEDSNQFLTLTIEYDKRQLVFKLLDQGKAFEQANYREPNIQENIRQGKKGGVGVALVNRIMDKVEYFAEAGTNICIMQKHVN; encoded by the coding sequence ATGACTAACACAATTAGGGTTAGCTGTGACAGGAAAAACCTGAGAGTCATCCGCACGTTTGTGACGGAGACTCTGGCGCCCATTCATCTGTCTGAGATCACGCTCAACCAGATTATTCTGGCCGTGGATGAGATATGTGCCAACCTCATCATTCACGCCAACAAAGAAGACAGCAACCAATTCCTCACACTCACCATTGAGTATGACAAGCGGCAGCTGGTGTTCAAACTCCTGGACCAGGGCAAAGCATTTGAGCAGGCCAACTACCGGGAGCCCAACATCCAGGAGAACATACGGCAGGGTAAAAAAGGCGGCGTGGGCGTGGCCCTGGTGAACCGAATCATGGACAAAGTGGAATATTTTGCCGAGGCAGGCACCAATATTTGCATCATGCAAAAGCACGTCAACTAA
- a CDS encoding STAS domain-containing protein, with protein MKIKHTISDNTITISLDGELDASSSVMLDEELSNPSIMMFSKILVDCKNLNYISSAGLGVFISHLQRFEDAQIKLIFFNMQEKVRNVFEILGLDLLMTIVSSYEEAVTIAND; from the coding sequence ATGAAAATTAAACACACTATTTCCGACAACACCATCACCATCAGCTTAGACGGTGAATTGGACGCCAGCTCATCTGTCATGCTGGATGAAGAGCTTTCCAACCCCAGCATTATGATGTTCAGCAAGATTCTTGTGGACTGCAAGAACCTCAATTACATTTCTTCTGCCGGCCTTGGCGTGTTCATCTCGCACCTGCAACGGTTTGAAGATGCACAGATCAAGCTTATTTTCTTCAACATGCAGGAAAAAGTACGCAATGTATTTGAGATCCTGGGGCTTGACCTGCTCATGACGATTGTCTCTTCCTATGAAGAAGCCGTGACCATCGCAAATGACTAA
- a CDS encoding PP2C family protein-serine/threonine phosphatase, with translation MPQKDRIKRLSFFTASVSWVLLLVNVLLLAYQRHTGEETLGQDYLSNLFSVVFILSVFTFQRFRLEPHATAGFTKPLWHLFVKGGLGAYVCLLLNVGYPNLNLYWANPYLLDIFYQILFGFLVYFLGKAFYTWRQFILYQKTKDLQTQWKWFEILLYVSLLVPLLNVEYMKFIFLMLDLALLLAYSVYMSVHLRWVAFLSLDRKWGSIFLLTAILASVVLFGNFLFQYSDSPELVIDYTDNPFILLTLAFVFTYTLSSFLVAVFSLPTSKVFEQKNADLRNFQRLSQTIQQGQSEEEVYSILFDSAIKASGADSAWLETGEEGRSGIPPAHNEGAEQALMDHIKSGLTRAHKERGTLHQDSIFLEGDLRHNPAFVGADLPFYSLLVMPLVSTKRKYGHLYLLREVEQGFDQDTIDVVQSFTNQTVLTIENLRLVQESLQNERYKEELKIASLVQDRLIPKTFPTDTWFEISTYSQAAKEVGGDFYDFLQLSESRIAIIIGDVSGKGISAAFHMAQMKGIFHGLMQQDLLPDEFMVQANSALSRCLERTSFITSALYIIDYKMQGVSFARAGHCHTLYYNSMMEDTFYFQTEGLGLGIMRDASYAKRIHRLHYDYNPGDVMVIYTDGIVEARSEDQDEYGEDRLKYMLSQTYHLEAEDIKSAIINDVTDFTNDTLHDDQTLLVIKFKQRQPNN, from the coding sequence ATGCCCCAAAAAGACAGAATCAAGCGTTTGTCCTTCTTTACCGCAAGCGTCAGCTGGGTGCTGCTTTTGGTGAACGTGCTGTTGCTGGCCTACCAGCGGCATACCGGCGAAGAAACCCTGGGGCAAGACTACCTGAGCAATTTGTTCTCGGTGGTGTTCATCTTGTCAGTGTTCACGTTCCAGCGTTTCAGGCTGGAGCCGCACGCCACCGCCGGGTTCACCAAACCGCTCTGGCACCTGTTTGTGAAGGGCGGCCTGGGCGCTTATGTCTGCCTACTCTTAAACGTGGGCTACCCCAACCTCAATCTGTATTGGGCCAATCCTTACCTGCTTGACATTTTTTACCAGATACTCTTCGGGTTTTTGGTGTATTTCCTGGGCAAGGCGTTCTATACGTGGCGGCAGTTCATTCTGTACCAGAAAACCAAAGACCTGCAGACCCAGTGGAAGTGGTTTGAGATTTTGTTGTACGTCTCGTTGCTGGTGCCTTTGCTCAACGTGGAGTACATGAAGTTCATCTTCCTCATGCTGGACCTGGCCTTGCTGCTGGCGTACAGCGTGTACATGAGCGTGCATTTGCGCTGGGTGGCCTTTCTTAGCCTAGACCGAAAATGGGGCAGTATTTTCCTGTTGACCGCCATTCTGGCCAGTGTGGTTCTCTTCGGTAATTTCCTGTTCCAGTACTCAGATTCCCCAGAGCTGGTCATTGACTACACAGACAACCCGTTCATCTTGCTCACGCTGGCGTTTGTGTTCACCTACACCTTGTCTTCTTTTTTGGTGGCGGTGTTCAGTTTGCCTACCTCCAAGGTGTTTGAGCAGAAAAACGCCGACCTCCGCAATTTCCAGCGCCTGAGCCAGACCATTCAACAAGGCCAGAGCGAGGAAGAAGTCTATTCCATTCTATTTGACAGCGCCATCAAAGCCTCCGGGGCCGACTCTGCCTGGCTGGAAACTGGAGAAGAAGGCCGCTCAGGCATTCCGCCCGCCCATAACGAAGGTGCGGAACAAGCCTTGATGGACCACATCAAAAGCGGCCTGACCCGGGCACACAAAGAACGAGGCACCCTTCACCAGGATTCTATCTTTTTGGAAGGCGATTTGCGGCACAACCCGGCATTTGTGGGCGCAGACTTGCCCTTCTACTCCTTGCTGGTAATGCCGCTGGTATCTACCAAACGAAAATATGGCCATTTATACCTGCTGCGTGAAGTAGAGCAAGGCTTTGACCAGGATACCATTGACGTGGTGCAGTCCTTCACCAACCAGACCGTGCTTACCATTGAGAACCTGCGGCTGGTGCAGGAATCTCTGCAGAACGAACGCTACAAAGAAGAGCTCAAGATTGCCAGCTTGGTACAGGACCGGCTCATTCCTAAAACATTCCCCACTGATACCTGGTTTGAGATTAGTACCTACTCCCAGGCGGCCAAAGAAGTGGGCGGTGACTTTTATGACTTCCTGCAGCTGAGCGAGTCACGTATTGCCATTATCATTGGTGATGTGTCTGGAAAAGGGATTTCGGCGGCGTTTCACATGGCCCAGATGAAAGGCATTTTCCATGGCCTCATGCAGCAGGATTTACTTCCAGACGAGTTCATGGTGCAGGCCAACAGCGCGCTTAGCCGGTGTTTGGAACGTACGTCGTTTATTACTTCGGCGCTCTACATCATTGACTACAAAATGCAGGGGGTTTCTTTTGCCCGGGCAGGCCATTGCCACACGCTGTACTACAACTCCATGATGGAAGATACGTTTTACTTCCAGACAGAGGGCCTGGGCCTGGGCATCATGCGTGACGCGTCATATGCCAAGCGCATCCACCGCCTGCACTATGACTACAACCCCGGTGACGTGATGGTGATTTACACAGATGGTATTGTGGAGGCCCGCAGCGAAGACCAGGACGAGTACGGCGAGGACAGACTGAAATACATGCTCTCCCAAACGTACCATTTAGAAGCAGAGGACATTAAGAGTGCCATCATCAATGACGTCACAGACTTTACCAATGACACCTTGCATGATGACCAAACCTTGTTAGTGATCAAATTCAAACAGCGTCAACCTAATAATTGA